GTGACTTCTCCCTGTTCCGCATTTATGCCGATAAGGATGGAAAACCTGCGGAATACTCCAAAGATAATGTACCCTTGAAGGTGAAGAAACACCTTACGATCAGCCTTGCCGGCTACAAGGAAGGTGACTTCACGTTCGTTATGGGATTCCCCGGACGCAACTGGCGTTATATGATCTCCGACGAAGTGGAAGAACGTATGGAAACTACGAATTTCATGCGCCATCATGTACGCGGTGTGCGCCAAGAAGCATTAATGGAACAGATGCAGAAAGACCCCGCCGTACGTATTCACTACGCCAGCAAGTATGCTTCATCTGCCAACTATTGGAAGAATGCCATCGGTATGAACGAAGGACTTGTCCGCCTGAAAGTGCTGGATACTAAACGGGCACAACAGGAGCAACTCCTCGCCCGCGGACGCGAACAGGGTGACGACTCTTATCAGAAAGCATTCAACCAGATACGGGACATCGTCGCGCATCGCCGCCCTGCCCTTTATCACCAGCAAGCCATTCAGGAAGCATTGATAACGGGATTGGACTTCATGCGCATTCCCAATACTTCTGCCATGCTGGCTGCTTTGAAGAACAAAGACAAAGCGCAGATTAAAACTGCCACAGATAGCTTGAAGATTGCCGCAGACAAGTATTTTGCCTCCGTACCTTTCCCCGAAGTGGAACGTATTGTTGCCAAAAAAATGCTGCAGACTTACATGCAATATATCCCCGCAGAACAACGTATCAGTATCTTTGAAGTGATCGATAAGCGTTTCAAGGGGAATAGTGATGCTTTTGTGGACGCTTGCTTCGACCACTCTATTTTTGGAAATAAAGAGAACTTCGAGAAGTTTATCCGCAAGCCGGGTTCTTATAAACTGGGCTTCGACTGGATGGTGTTGTTCAAGCACTCCATCACCGATGGCTTGTTGCAGACCGCCATCGCCATGGCAGAGGCCAACAAGAACTATAATGCCGCACATAAAGTGTGGGTAAAGGGAATGATGGATATGAAACGCAGTGCAGGCACTCCGATCTATCCGGACGCCAACTCTACCCTGCGTCTCACTTACGGACAAGTGTTACCGTATGAACCTGCGGACGGAGTGGAATATGGCTATTACACCACACTCAAAGGTGCCATGGAAAAGGAAGATCCCAATAACTGGGAATTCGTGATTCCTGCAAAACTAAAACAGTTGTATCAAGCAAAAGACTTCGGTCGCTATGCCATGCCGAACGGTGAAATGCCTATCTGTTTCATCGTGAACACGGATAATACCGGTGGTAACTCCGGCAGTCCGGTATTCAATGCCAAAGGTGAACTGATCGGTACAGGTTTCGACCGTAATTATGAAGGGCTTACAGGAGACATCGCTTTCCGCCCCTCATCACAACGTGCCGCCTGTGTAGATATCCGCTATACTTTATTCATCATAGAGAAGTATGCCGGAGCTTCACACATCATTAAGGAATTGACGATTGCGGAATAAAAGCAACTAAAAGTCCCTACGGACTTCCGATAATTCACCCCTACAAGTATCTGTATAGTACCTGTAGGGGTGTTTCTTTTAAGAAATCATTTCCATAGGAAAATGTTTCATTATAACAAGTATTCTAAAAAATAGCCAAAATATGCTCAAAACGGCCATAAAGGATAAAAGGGCGTGAACAATACATATCCGAAACTGTTTCTAACTACAGACAATAACACTAATTTTGTAGTAATAAAAAAACTTGTAGTACTAACAGAAAGGAAAAGATTATGGAAAAATTTGAAGAACTTATACAGTCAGAAAAACCCGTTTTAGTAGATTTCTTTGCTACCTGGTGTGGTCCATGCAAGGCTATGCATCCTGTATTGGAAGAGTTGAAAGGTCAAATTGGTGAAGCTGCCCGCATCGTAAAAATCGATGTTGACCAGCACGAAGAACTGGCTGCCAAGTATCGCATACAGGCAGTACCTACTTTTATTATATTCAAGAAAGGGGAAGCTGTTTGGCGCCATTCCGGAGTAATCAAAGGCAGCGAACTGAAAACTGTCATCGAACAAAATTCATAAGAAATAAAAAAACATGAAGAAAATCTTAACAGTTGCCATTCTGCTATTTGCAAGTGTACTGACGTATGCCTGCACAGACAAGGCTCAGGCACAGCAAAAAGAACCGGAAAAAAAGGAAGCTAAGAGCGGGGAGGTCATCGTAATGAACAAGGATATGTTCATTAAGGATGTATTCGACTATGGGAAATCTCAGGATTGGAAATATAAAGGTGATAAACCTGCCATCATTGACTTGTATGCTGACTGGTGTGGTCCCTGCCGTATGACAGCACCGATCATGAAGGAACTGGCAAAAGAATACGCCGGCAAGATCGTGATTTACAAGGTAAATGTGGATAAGGAACGCGAACTTGCCGCATTATTCAATGCAAGCAGTATTCCTCTCTTTGTCTTCATTCCGATGGAAGGAGAACCGCAGCTTTTCCGCGGTGCAGCAGATAAAGCTACCTATCAAAAAGCCATTGAAGATTTTTTATTGAAAAAGAAATAGTAAAAGTCACAGGAGTCATGTATGAATGATGAGGGGCATATCTTTCCACTCATTATTGTACATCTCTGTGACAGTGTGATAACCGGACGTTTGCAGGGCCGCCAAGGCTTGCAAGCGTCCGTTGTTTATACGCTCCGGATAATGGGAATCACTGTTCACCTGCACGCGGATCCCCTTCTCCAGCAATACAGGGAAGTAGCGTTCATTGGGATAGAAAGTACCCAATTCAAGATATGATTTCGTATTGACCTCTACAATATACCCCCTACGGGCAATGGCATCCAAATATTCTTGTATCAAATCATCGTACCAAGGCTCATCCAGCAGACCGGGACGGTAAGCAGCAGCATTATAATGCATTTTATCGGCATGCCCCACAACGTCAAATCCACCTAATTCTACCATACGCATCAGGCGTTCGTAATAGAGATGTACCACTCGTACCAAATCACCTCCGAACTCTTCGTCCACCAGTTTACGGAATTTGTCCGCTGTAACATCTACATCCACAACCTCTCCTTTATCATTGTAAAGCAGGTGTACCGAGCCAATGCGATAATCCAATGGCAATTCCCGGAAACGAGCAACAGAAGGATTACTTTCTTCATTCAGATAGTCGATCTCCAAACCTATATACAATTCTATCTGTCCGGCATATTTAGCTTTCAGCCGACGAAATTCTGCCAGGTAATCATCCATGCAATCCCACTCCATGGTCCAAGCAGTAGGAAACGGCAACGGGGCATGAGATGAAAAGCCGTAAGACGTAAATCCTTCACTCAGGGCAAAGCGGATGAAGTCTTCCATATTAGCACGTCCGTCACAATACAAACTATGACTATGATAGTTAGTTAAATTCATTCTTCTATCTCACTAAGTTCCAGCCAACGCATGGTCTTCTCATCAATCAGATCGGTTACCTCAGGCAGACGTTTGGATTTCTCTGTCAGCTCGTCTACAGACAGGGTACCACTGCATAAAGCAGTTTCAATACTGGCCTTTTCTTCTTCCAAGGCAGCAATTTCCTGTTCCAGTTGTTCGAACTCTCTCTTCTCCTTAAAGGACATCCGTCGCTTTTCATTCAGACGTACTTTAGAAGTTTTGTCTTCCTGCGGTTTGGCAGCCTCTTTCTCTTTTTCTTTCTCTTGGCGAGCCTTTTCTTCTTTCCAGCTACGATACTGCGTATAGTTTCCGGGGAAATCACG
The nucleotide sequence above comes from Bacteroides intestinalis DSM 17393. Encoded proteins:
- a CDS encoding S46 family peptidase yields the protein MKKALITTLALALTLPSIADEGMWMLTDLQKQNEVAMTELGLLIPANQIYNPDGIALKDAVIHFGGGCTGEVISAEGLVLTNHHCGYGAIQQHSTVEHDYLTDGFWAMSREEELPCKGLTITYIDEILDVTDYVNEQLKIDPDPNGTNYLSPKYLKEVAERFSSEQGIALTPGRKLELKAFYGGNRYYLFIKTTYSDIRMVGAPPSSIGKFGADTDNWMWPRHTGDFSLFRIYADKDGKPAEYSKDNVPLKVKKHLTISLAGYKEGDFTFVMGFPGRNWRYMISDEVEERMETTNFMRHHVRGVRQEALMEQMQKDPAVRIHYASKYASSANYWKNAIGMNEGLVRLKVLDTKRAQQEQLLARGREQGDDSYQKAFNQIRDIVAHRRPALYHQQAIQEALITGLDFMRIPNTSAMLAALKNKDKAQIKTATDSLKIAADKYFASVPFPEVERIVAKKMLQTYMQYIPAEQRISIFEVIDKRFKGNSDAFVDACFDHSIFGNKENFEKFIRKPGSYKLGFDWMVLFKHSITDGLLQTAIAMAEANKNYNAAHKVWVKGMMDMKRSAGTPIYPDANSTLRLTYGQVLPYEPADGVEYGYYTTLKGAMEKEDPNNWEFVIPAKLKQLYQAKDFGRYAMPNGEMPICFIVNTDNTGGNSGSPVFNAKGELIGTGFDRNYEGLTGDIAFRPSSQRAACVDIRYTLFIIEKYAGASHIIKELTIAE
- a CDS encoding histidinol-phosphatase → MNLTNYHSHSLYCDGRANMEDFIRFALSEGFTSYGFSSHAPLPFPTAWTMEWDCMDDYLAEFRRLKAKYAGQIELYIGLEIDYLNEESNPSVARFRELPLDYRIGSVHLLYNDKGEVVDVDVTADKFRKLVDEEFGGDLVRVVHLYYERLMRMVELGGFDVVGHADKMHYNAAAYRPGLLDEPWYDDLIQEYLDAIARRGYIVEVNTKSYLELGTFYPNERYFPVLLEKGIRVQVNSDSHYPERINNGRLQALAALQTSGYHTVTEMYNNEWKDMPLIIHT
- the trxA gene encoding thioredoxin, which translates into the protein MEKFEELIQSEKPVLVDFFATWCGPCKAMHPVLEELKGQIGEAARIVKIDVDQHEELAAKYRIQAVPTFIIFKKGEAVWRHSGVIKGSELKTVIEQNS
- a CDS encoding thioredoxin family protein; the protein is MKKILTVAILLFASVLTYACTDKAQAQQKEPEKKEAKSGEVIVMNKDMFIKDVFDYGKSQDWKYKGDKPAIIDLYADWCGPCRMTAPIMKELAKEYAGKIVIYKVNVDKERELAALFNASSIPLFVFIPMEGEPQLFRGAADKATYQKAIEDFLLKKK